A single window of Bordetella genomosp. 11 DNA harbors:
- the aspT gene encoding aspartate-alanine antiporter, producing the protein MDVLRHFIVSQPLIALFITISLGYLVGKIRAGTFVLGGIAGTLLVGVIVGQLGLINFDPALKTVFFALFIYAVGFQGGPQFFHALNRRSLNQLVSAFVMCLMGLLCVLLAAWLFGLDRGMAAGLAAGGLTQSAILGTAGDALARLGLPAAVTSTMQTNVAVGYAVCYIFGSLGPIIMVTWFFPWIMKWDIRAEAVKLARTLSGGRLELEAGQFDALQHIVTRVYAVAPGDKAVGKTAMAIDAELSDAAIEAVWREGMPLDLKDDTVIQAGDQVAVTGRASLIGAMAGMLGGEIAPPRQQLVEERREIILTNPALCHRELGDIHDHASIQSRHGVFLTAVRRMGEELPVLRKLTLQRGDELHFVGTPKDLDRVQSSLGYKISAGAVTDFVFFGIGMTLGMLIGMIQFKLLGVPVSIGSGGGCLLSGLLFGWLRNVHPRFAALPVGASTFLRDFGLAVFVGIVGITAGPQALAAIRQYGLTLFFLGVGVTIIPQILTFFFSYYVLRIRNPIEALACVAGGRSANPSFAALLAKAGNATPVVSFTVTYAVANVFLTLWGPVIVALVSKNAA; encoded by the coding sequence ATGGACGTCCTACGCCATTTCATCGTCAGCCAACCGCTGATCGCATTGTTCATCACGATTTCACTGGGTTACCTCGTCGGGAAGATACGTGCCGGGACTTTCGTCCTGGGAGGTATCGCCGGCACGCTGCTGGTCGGCGTCATCGTCGGCCAGCTTGGCCTGATCAATTTCGACCCCGCCCTTAAGACGGTGTTCTTCGCCTTGTTCATCTACGCGGTCGGCTTCCAGGGCGGACCGCAGTTCTTCCATGCGCTGAACCGGCGTTCGCTGAACCAACTGGTGTCGGCTTTCGTCATGTGCCTGATGGGTCTGCTGTGCGTGCTGCTGGCCGCATGGCTGTTCGGCCTGGATCGCGGGATGGCGGCCGGCCTGGCGGCGGGGGGATTGACCCAGTCGGCCATCCTGGGCACCGCCGGAGACGCGCTGGCACGGCTTGGCCTGCCTGCCGCTGTGACAAGCACCATGCAGACCAATGTGGCCGTGGGCTACGCCGTCTGCTACATATTCGGTTCGCTCGGGCCGATCATCATGGTGACGTGGTTCTTCCCATGGATCATGAAATGGGATATCCGCGCCGAGGCCGTCAAACTGGCCAGGACCTTGTCGGGCGGGCGGCTGGAACTGGAAGCCGGCCAGTTCGACGCCCTGCAGCACATCGTCACCCGGGTCTATGCGGTGGCCCCGGGCGACAAGGCGGTGGGAAAGACCGCCATGGCCATCGACGCCGAACTCTCGGATGCCGCCATCGAGGCCGTATGGCGCGAGGGAATGCCCCTGGATCTGAAAGACGATACGGTCATCCAGGCCGGCGACCAGGTCGCCGTCACGGGCCGCGCGTCGCTGATCGGCGCGATGGCCGGCATGCTGGGCGGAGAAATCGCGCCGCCGCGGCAGCAGTTGGTCGAAGAACGGCGCGAGATCATTCTGACCAACCCCGCGCTGTGCCACCGGGAGCTGGGCGATATCCATGACCATGCCAGTATCCAGTCGCGCCATGGTGTGTTCCTGACCGCCGTGCGGCGCATGGGCGAAGAGTTGCCCGTGCTGCGCAAGCTGACCCTGCAGCGCGGCGACGAATTGCATTTCGTGGGGACTCCCAAGGACCTGGATCGGGTCCAGTCCAGTCTTGGCTACAAGATCAGCGCGGGCGCCGTCACCGATTTCGTGTTCTTCGGGATAGGCATGACCCTGGGCATGCTGATCGGCATGATCCAGTTCAAGCTGCTGGGCGTGCCGGTGTCCATCGGCAGCGGCGGCGGCTGCCTGCTTTCGGGCCTGCTGTTCGGCTGGCTGCGCAATGTCCACCCGCGCTTCGCCGCGCTGCCCGTGGGGGCGTCCACTTTCCTGCGCGACTTCGGCCTGGCCGTGTTCGTGGGCATCGTCGGCATCACCGCCGGCCCGCAGGCCCTGGCGGCCATCAGGCAGTACGGCCTGACGCTGTTCTTCCTGGGCGTGGGCGTCACGATCATCCCGCAGATCCTTACCTTTTTCTTCTCGTACTACGTGCTGCGCATCCGCAATCCCATCGAGGCCCTGGCCTGCGTGGCCGGCGGGCGCAGCGCCAACCCGTCGTTCGCCGCGCTGCTGGCGAAAGCGGGCAATGCCACCCCGGTGGTCTCGTTCACCGTGACCTACGCCGTGGCCAACGTCTTCCTGACGCTATGGGGCCCGGTGATCGTGGCCCTCGTTTCCAAAAATGCCGCCTGA
- a CDS encoding response regulator produces MAGEFIDVLLVDDHTVVRNGVRLMLSSATDIRVTGEAENAVQALERVKSADFDVALIDIALPGKNGLDLLQSLRAERPGLAVLVLSTYAEDIYAVRALKLGAAGYLTKDSPTSTLIDAVRKAAAGGKYVSPSLMERFALMMGGGTSASHEALSNRELEVLKMIAKGESVTRIAEVLHLSPKTVTTYRARILEKMGVRSNAELARYAAENGLLM; encoded by the coding sequence ATGGCCGGTGAATTCATAGACGTTCTGCTGGTGGACGACCACACGGTGGTGCGCAATGGCGTCCGCCTGATGCTGAGCTCCGCCACCGACATCCGCGTTACCGGCGAGGCCGAGAACGCGGTGCAGGCGCTGGAGCGGGTCAAAAGCGCGGACTTCGACGTCGCCCTGATCGACATCGCGCTGCCCGGCAAGAACGGCCTGGACCTGCTGCAGTCGCTGCGCGCAGAACGGCCTGGCCTGGCCGTTCTGGTGCTGAGCACCTACGCCGAGGACATCTACGCCGTGCGCGCGCTGAAGCTGGGCGCCGCCGGCTACCTGACCAAGGACAGCCCGACCTCCACGCTGATCGACGCGGTGCGCAAGGCGGCCGCGGGCGGCAAGTACGTCAGCCCTTCGCTGATGGAACGCTTCGCCCTCATGATGGGAGGCGGCACCTCGGCCTCGCACGAGGCATTGTCCAATCGCGAGCTCGAAGTGCTGAAGATGATCGCCAAGGGCGAAAGCGTGACACGCATCGCCGAGGTACTGCATCTAAGCCCCAAAACCGTCACGACATACCGTGCCCGCATCCTGGAAAAAATGGGCGTTCGCAGCAATGCCGAACTGGCGCGCTATGCCGCCGAGAACGGCCTGCTGATGTGA
- a CDS encoding universal stress protein has translation MYRNILVAVDGSTCSERALDHAISLAKSEHASLLGVYIVEYPSSMYSSAFIDVEPFHDAMVTEARAVLDKVQAKMRDAGVTGQVKMVDAGVLSGTIAEQIESTASSAGVDLVVLGTHGRRGFQRVMLGSVAESFVRLATCPVLLVPHRDSPDSPPAR, from the coding sequence ATGTACCGAAATATCCTCGTCGCCGTCGACGGCAGCACGTGTTCCGAGCGTGCGCTGGATCACGCCATTTCGCTGGCGAAATCCGAGCACGCCAGCCTGCTGGGCGTGTATATCGTGGAGTATCCCAGTTCCATGTACTCGTCCGCCTTCATCGATGTGGAGCCTTTCCACGACGCCATGGTGACCGAGGCACGGGCGGTATTGGACAAGGTGCAGGCGAAGATGCGCGACGCCGGCGTGACCGGCCAGGTAAAGATGGTGGACGCCGGTGTGCTCAGCGGCACCATCGCCGAACAGATCGAGAGCACGGCCAGTAGCGCCGGTGTGGATCTGGTGGTGCTGGGTACGCACGGCCGCCGGGGTTTCCAGCGCGTGATGCTGGGCAGCGTGGCGGAAAGCTTCGTCCGCCTGGCGACCTGCCCGGTGCTGCTGGTCCCGCATCGGGACTCGCCGGATTCTCCTCCGGCGCGGTAA
- a CDS encoding cation-translocating P-type ATPase codes for MQTSSSPPSDAGVLPGGRLPPAAPADGLRGLSTAQADERRARYGPNVVGSAARRTWLRALGDVIAEPMFLLLLAASSVYFVLGDVTEALTLLVFVVAIVLLTVFQSHRTARVLESLRELSAPRAQVLRDGQRRLVSAADLVPGDVVFVDEGARVPADGVVAEAHELSVDESMLTGESVPVTKSVPPGTRNADDSFGRLFFGTMVVQGQGRMIVDSIGADTALGRIGKSLTGIQEARSPLQRETRTFVNRFAVVAVALCLMLVLAYRWRFGDWLAGILAGVTLAMGILPQEIPVILTVFMALGARRIANEGVLTRRMSAIETLGQTSVLCVDKTGTLTQNRMSVRVLAAHGERQVVDPATPRIEPAFHELIEYLVLASEIEPVDPMEIAFHEAGRTGLAGTGRLHADWLLDHEYALTPELPAMSHAWRTREPGRHAVACKGAPEAVCDLCHLDPRETREVLDEAARMASGGLRVLGVAKARHAEAGWPDKQHDFAFTFVGLVGLLDPVRPEAAGAIAECRAAGIRVVMITGDYPSTARAIAAEVGIDATRIVTGQEVAAMDDAALNEAIGHVDTYARVKPEQKLRLVNALRQSGQVVAMTGDGVNDAPALKAAHIGIAMGLRGAEVAREVASLVLLRDDFAPIVFAIRLGRRIYANLVQAISYTVAVHIPMIAAAMVPVFVGWPPMLAPVHIVFLELIINPVCSVVFENEPAREDLMRVPPRRAGARLLSNRTLAQGVAAGILAAIAVLAVYAVLLAQGQTQVYARTFAFLALVASNVGLIFVVRLLRHTGRRSRALGSNRTLWTVVGATAAVLVLLMSVPALAGLFGLVALLRP; via the coding sequence ATGCAGACCTCTTCCTCCCCTCCTTCCGACGCCGGTGTCCTGCCCGGCGGGCGGCTGCCGCCGGCCGCTCCCGCCGATGGCCTGCGCGGGCTGTCGACCGCGCAGGCCGACGAGCGGCGCGCCCGTTACGGGCCCAACGTCGTCGGGTCGGCGGCACGGCGGACCTGGTTGCGCGCGCTGGGCGACGTGATTGCCGAACCGATGTTCCTGTTGCTGCTTGCCGCGAGCAGCGTCTATTTCGTTCTGGGCGACGTCACCGAAGCGCTGACGCTGCTGGTGTTCGTGGTCGCCATCGTCCTGCTGACGGTGTTCCAAAGCCATCGCACTGCCCGGGTGCTGGAATCCCTGCGCGAGCTGTCGGCCCCGCGCGCGCAGGTACTGCGGGACGGTCAACGGCGGCTCGTCTCCGCCGCCGATCTGGTGCCGGGCGACGTGGTTTTTGTCGACGAAGGAGCGCGCGTGCCCGCCGACGGCGTGGTGGCGGAGGCGCATGAACTGAGCGTGGACGAGTCGATGCTGACCGGCGAGTCCGTGCCGGTGACCAAGTCCGTGCCGCCGGGGACGCGGAACGCGGATGATTCCTTCGGCCGGCTTTTTTTCGGAACCATGGTGGTGCAGGGCCAGGGCAGGATGATCGTCGACTCGATCGGCGCCGATACGGCGCTGGGCCGCATCGGCAAATCGCTGACAGGCATCCAGGAAGCCCGTTCGCCGCTGCAGCGGGAAACCAGGACTTTCGTCAACCGCTTCGCCGTGGTGGCCGTCGCGCTGTGCCTGATGCTGGTCCTGGCCTACCGCTGGCGCTTCGGTGACTGGCTGGCCGGGATACTGGCCGGCGTCACGCTGGCGATGGGCATCCTGCCCCAGGAAATCCCCGTGATCCTGACCGTCTTCATGGCCTTGGGGGCGCGCCGCATCGCCAACGAAGGCGTATTGACGCGCCGCATGAGCGCCATCGAAACCCTGGGGCAGACCTCCGTGCTGTGCGTGGACAAGACCGGTACGCTGACGCAGAACCGGATGTCGGTGCGGGTGCTCGCCGCGCATGGCGAGCGACAGGTGGTCGACCCGGCGACGCCACGCATCGAGCCGGCATTCCACGAGCTGATCGAGTACCTGGTGCTCGCCAGCGAGATCGAACCGGTCGATCCCATGGAGATCGCCTTCCACGAAGCCGGCCGCACCGGCCTTGCCGGCACCGGACGGCTGCACGCGGATTGGCTGCTCGATCACGAATACGCCCTGACGCCGGAGCTGCCCGCCATGTCGCACGCATGGCGCACCCGCGAGCCGGGCCGTCACGCCGTGGCCTGCAAGGGCGCGCCGGAAGCGGTGTGCGACCTCTGCCATCTGGATCCGCGGGAAACCCGCGAAGTCCTGGACGAGGCCGCGCGGATGGCCTCCGGGGGACTGCGGGTGCTCGGCGTGGCCAAGGCGCGCCACGCCGAAGCCGGCTGGCCGGACAAGCAGCACGACTTCGCGTTCACCTTCGTGGGGCTGGTCGGCCTGCTGGACCCGGTGCGGCCGGAGGCCGCGGGCGCGATCGCGGAATGCCGGGCGGCCGGCATCCGCGTGGTGATGATCACCGGCGATTACCCCTCCACGGCGCGGGCGATCGCCGCCGAGGTGGGCATCGACGCCACCCGCATCGTGACCGGCCAGGAAGTCGCGGCCATGGACGACGCGGCGCTGAACGAGGCCATCGGCCACGTCGACACTTACGCGCGCGTCAAGCCGGAACAAAAACTGCGGCTGGTCAACGCGCTGCGGCAAAGCGGCCAGGTGGTCGCCATGACGGGGGATGGCGTCAACGACGCGCCGGCGCTGAAGGCCGCGCACATCGGCATCGCCATGGGCTTGCGCGGCGCCGAAGTGGCGCGCGAGGTGGCGTCCCTCGTCCTGCTGCGCGACGACTTCGCCCCCATCGTCTTCGCGATCCGGCTGGGACGGCGCATCTACGCCAATCTCGTCCAGGCCATCAGCTACACCGTCGCCGTCCATATCCCGATGATCGCCGCGGCCATGGTCCCGGTTTTCGTGGGTTGGCCGCCGATGCTGGCGCCGGTCCACATCGTCTTCCTGGAACTGATCATCAACCCCGTCTGCTCGGTCGTCTTCGAAAACGAACCGGCGCGCGAAGACCTGATGCGCGTTCCGCCGCGACGAGCCGGCGCGCGCCTGCTGTCGAACCGCACGCTGGCGCAGGGCGTGGCGGCCGGCATTCTGGCGGCCATCGCGGTACTGGCCGTGTACGCCGTCCTGCTGGCGCAGGGCCAGACGCAGGTTTACGCCCGCACCTTCGCCTTCCTGGCCCTGGTCGCGAGCAATGTCGGATTGATTTTCGTCGTCCGCCTGCTGCGCCATACCGGACGCCGTTCGCGCGCGCTGGGATCCAATCGCACGCTGTGGACGGTGGTTGGCGCCACCGCGGCCGTGCTCGTGCTGCTGATGAGCGTCCCTGCCCTGGCCGGGTTATTCGGCCTGGTGGCGCTGCTGCGCCCCTGA
- a CDS encoding SDR family oxidoreductase — translation MAHRITLITGANRGIGRATAERLARDGHHVIGLARHAPADGFPGEFHEVDLADAARTAEVLARITAAHQVDHVVNNAGLTTSSTLQETTPAELDRILALGLRAPMQCAQACLPGMIAKGRGAIVNISSRAALGMARRTAYAGAKSGLIGMTRTWALELGRHGITVNAVAPGPVLTELYRNNNPMDEEAARALAERIPLRRLGQPEDIAGTIAFFLSDDARFVTGQVLYACGGLSVGSAPI, via the coding sequence ATGGCGCACAGGATCACGCTGATAACGGGCGCCAACCGGGGCATAGGGCGGGCCACCGCCGAACGCCTGGCGCGCGATGGCCATCATGTCATCGGGCTGGCGCGCCATGCGCCGGCGGACGGTTTCCCGGGCGAGTTCCACGAGGTCGACCTGGCGGACGCGGCCCGCACCGCGGAGGTGCTCGCCCGCATTACCGCCGCGCATCAGGTCGATCACGTCGTCAACAATGCCGGCCTGACCACATCCAGCACGCTGCAGGAAACCACGCCGGCGGAACTGGACCGCATCCTGGCACTGGGGCTGCGCGCGCCGATGCAATGCGCGCAGGCCTGCCTGCCGGGAATGATTGCCAAGGGCAGGGGCGCCATCGTCAATATTTCCAGCCGCGCCGCGCTGGGCATGGCGCGGCGCACCGCCTACGCGGGCGCCAAGAGCGGCCTGATCGGCATGACGCGCACCTGGGCGCTGGAGCTGGGCCGGCACGGTATTACGGTAAACGCGGTGGCGCCGGGACCGGTGCTGACCGAGCTGTACCGGAACAACAATCCCATGGACGAGGAGGCCGCCCGCGCGCTGGCCGAGCGTATCCCGCTGCGCCGCCTCGGGCAGCCGGAGGACATCGCCGGAACGATTGCTTTCTTCCTGTCCGACGACGCCCGTTTCGTGACGGGGCAGGTGCTGTACGCCTGCGGTGGCCTGTCCGTGGGCAGCGCGCCGATCTAG